GCTGACCGTGCTCAGCCTGCTGCGCAGAATGGCGGGGACCGCGACGCAATTGCGGCTCAGCGCGAACCGTCGCGAACGGCGGGATGAGCGCGATGAGCTCGGCGCGTGGGTGGCCGGCGTGAGCGCGGAAATCGACGCGGCGTTGAACCGCACGTTGCGGCCGGTTCGGCACGAGTTGCCGGCGCGCGATGGGTTGACGTCGCTGGAGGCGGACGCGGTCGGTGAGCTGGCGTTGATGCAGCGGCTGCTCACCGAGCGGATGCGCGAGGCACGGGGGTAGGGCGCGCGACGCGACGCGACGCCACGAGATGCGTTAGCTGATGTCCAGGTGAAGTCACGGCGCACCCGGCTATTCAGCACGCGCCTCTCTCCAATGCGTCCACTTCATCCGCTGCATCAGGCTCATCAACTTCGACGGTCTGCGCCACTTCCACCACCGGCATCACCGATTCCAGCGTCCGCTCGCCCGCCGCCAGCAGACGCTTCTCGGCCGCGGTCAGCCGCTTGACCCAATACTCCGCGCGCGACGCGCTCGAGCGGTCCGCGAGTTCGAACGATGCCAGCACCTGCACTGGTTTGCGCGAGCGCGTATAACGCGCGCCGAGGCCGCTCGCGTGTTTTTCGAAACGCGCCTGCACGTCGGTGGCGATGCCGGTGTAGACACTGCCGTCCGAGCATTCGAGCAGATAGAGAAACCACGCCATGAATGCGCTTCAGCCTTTGAACGGATTGTGTTCGCGCAGCTCGTCCACGTACGCGTGGATGCTGTTCTTTTCGTTGTCGAGAAAATGCCCGACCGCATCCGCGAACGCCGGATGCGCGAGCCAATGCGCGGAGCGCGTGACGGTGGGCAGAAATCCGCGCGCCATCTTGTGCTCGCCTTGCGCGCCGCCCTCGAACGCACCGAGCTTTTCCTCGATGCAGAATTCGAGCGGCTGATAGTACGCGGTCTCGAAGTGCAGGCAGGGCACATGTTCGAGCGCGCCCCAGTAGCGGCCGTACAGCGTGCCGCCGGTCGCCGCGTCGCGCTGATACACCACGAGCGAACTGGCGATCGGTTTGCCTTCGTATTCGGCGATCACGAGCAGCAGGTTCTCCGGCATCGACTCGCCGATCGTCCGGAAGAAATCGAGGTTCAGATACGGACTCGAAAAATGCTCGCGATAGGTTTGCCGATAACACTTGCTGAAGAAACGCCAGTCCGCGTCCTGAATGTCCTCGCCGCGAATGCGCCGCATCGTCACGCCGGCTTCCTGTACCTTGCGGCGTTCGGCGCGAATGTTCTTGCGCTTCTTCTGTTCGAGCGTCGAGAGGAAATCGTCGAAGTCGCGATAGCCGTCGTTCAGCCAGTGAAACTGCACGCCTTCGCGCTGCATCATGCCCATGCCGGTCAAGGCGGCGCTTTCGGTTTCGGTGGGAAACAGCACGTGCAGCGACGACACGTCGGCCTGTTCGGCGAACGCCATCAGCGTGGCCGCGAGGTGACGCAACGCGTGTGCATCCGCCGACAACAAACGGTTGCCCTGTACCGGCGTGAACGGCACCGCGCACAAAAGCTTCGGGTAATAGTCGAGGCCGTTGCGTTTGTACGCGTCGGCCCAGGCCCAGTCGAACACGTACTCGCCGTACGAGTGCCCCTTCAGATACACCGGCGCGGCAGCCGCGAGCTGGCCCGTGCGCGGATCGGTGAGCGTGACGAATTGCGGCGCCCAGCCGGTGTCGGCGACCGCGCAGCGCGTGGCATGCAGCGCACTCAGAAATTCGTGGCGCAAAAACGGCGTGGGCTGCGCCTGGCGCGCGAGCAGCGCGTTCCATTCCGCGGCGTCCACCTCGGAGGGCGACGCCAGAATGCCCGTGCGATAATCAAAGCGTTCCTGGTTCAATCTGTGTGACTGTTCCGAATGAATCGCGCCGCACGTCGAGTACCTATCGTGCTGCGCGCTTCGTTAATCCGATTTGTCCGTTGCCGTCGTGCTGACCCGCCGCGGTACTCGCGAGCCGACCGGCTTGCCTGTCGATCCTGCCATGAAGACCCGAATCGCTCTTGCTCAAATCAATGTCACCGTCGGCGACTTCGCCGGCAATGTCGCGAAGATCGTCGATGCCGCACGCAGCGCGCACAGCGCTGGTGCGAAACTGCTGATCGCGCCTGAACTCGCGCTCTCCGGCTATCCGCCCGAAGACCTGCTGCTGCGTCCCGCGTTCTATACCGCGAGCGCGGCCGCATTGGCCGATCTTGCCGCGCAACTCAAACCGTTCGCCGGCTTGCATGTGCTCGTCGGTCATCCGTTGCGCGAGGCGGGGCATGGCGCACAGCACGGCCATGGTAATGCAAACGCGCCGATCCAGCGCGGCGTGCCGCCGCTCGATACGTTCAACGCGGCTTCGCTGCTCGTCGACGGCAACGTGGCCGGCACCTATCGCAAGCAGGATCTGCCCAATACCGAAGTGTTCGACGAGAAGCGCTACTTCGCGTCCGACCCGCAGCCGTTCGTGTTCGAACTCGACGGCGTGAAATACGGCGTGGTGATCTGCGAGGACGCGTGGCATGCGTCGGCCGCGCAAATGGCGAAGGCCGCCGGCGCGCAGGTCTTGCTGATCCCGAACGGCTCGCCGTATCACCTGAACAAGGAGGCGGTGCGCTTCGACATTCTGCGCGCGCGGATTCGCGAAACCGGCTTGCCGATGGTCTACGTGAACATGGTCGGCGCACAGGACGAACTGGTGTTCGACGGCGGCTCGTTCGTGCTCGACGCGCAGGGCGAACTCGTGGCGCGCATCGCGCAGTTCGAGGAAGCCACCGCGATCGTCGAATTCGAGGACGGCAAGCCGCTGCCCGGCGCGATCGCGCCGGAGCAATCGCTCGAAGCGCAGGTGTACGCCGCGCTCGTGATGGGCGTGCGCGACTACATCGGCAAGAACGGTTTTCCGGGCGCGTTGATCGGCCTGTCGGGCGGCGTCGATTCGGCGCTGGTGCTGGCCGTCGCGTGCGATGCGCTCGGCGCCGAACGGGTGCGCGCGGTGATGATGCCGTCGCGCTACACGGCGGACATCTCGACCACCGACGCCGCCGAGATGGCGCGCCGCGTCGGCGTGCGCTACGACGAGATCGCGATCGCGCCGATGTTCGACGCGTTCCGCGGCTCGCTCGCCGGCGAGTTCGCCGGCCGCGCGGAAGACGCGACCGAGGAGAACATCCAGGCCCGCATTCGCGGCACGCTGCTGATGGCGCTGTCGAACAAGTTCGGCTCGATCGTGCTGACCACCGGCAACAAGAGCGAGATGGCGGTGGGTTATTGCACGCTGTACGGCGACATGGCCGGCGGCTTCGCGGTGATCAAGGACATCGCCAAGACGCTGGTGTACAAGTTGTGCCGCTATCGCAATGCGGCCACCACGTTCGCCACGCGCGACGTGATTCCCGAGCGGATTCTGACGCGCGCGCCGTCGGCGGAGTTGCGCGAGAACCAGACCGACCAGGACAGCCTGCCCGAGTACGAGGTGCTCGACGCGATCATGCGCATGTACATGGAAGAGGACTGCTCGCTCGCGGAGATCATCGCGGCGGGTTACGCGGCGGACGATGTCAAACGCGTCACGCGCCTCATCAAGATCAACGAATACAAACGCCGTCAGGCGCCGATCGGCATTCGCGTCACGCATCGCGCGTTCGGCCGCGACTGGCGTTATCCGATCACGTCGCGCTACACCGAACCGGTGGAGTGAGCGGGGCCACGCCCAACACCATCGCGCGAAAAGCGTGGGCAGGATCGATCATTCATTTGCGTATCGACTTACCGTACGCGCCGGAATGCCGCAATGCATCCGGCGCGGCGTAGAATCGAAAGCATCTATTTTCCTTTCACTCTTCCAATCACGAGACGAGGTTCGCCATGAAGCGCATCACCGCAGTCATCAAACCGTTCAAACTCGACGAAGTGCGCGAGGCGCTCGCTGAAGTCGGCCTCACGGGTCTGACCGTCACCGAGGTCAAGGGCTTCGGCCGTCAGAAAGGGCATACCGAGCTCTATCGTGGTGCAGAGTACGTGGTCGACTTTCTACCGAAGGTGAAGATCGAAGTCGTGGTCGCGGACAATCAATGCGATCAGGTGATCGACGCGATCATCGGCGCGGCGCGCACCGGCAAGATCGGCGACGGCAAGATCTTCGTCGCGGATGTCGAGCGGGTGATCCGCATCCGCACCGGCGAGGAAAACGAAGCGGCGGTCTGACGCGCTTCGATGGTTCATCGATAACGCACAAGCGTCTCGCAAGCCGTTCACTCGCCAGTCACGAATGCACCGCCGCGGTGCGTTCCGCGAATACGCTCAAACGCGTCCAGCAATAAAAAACGGTGCGATACCCTTGCGGATACCGCACCGATACGCGCCTCTCGCAGCAGCGTGAAAAAGATTCTCTTGAAGTCTGTCTGACGATCCCCCGAAGAAAAGTCGCTTCGGGGGATGTCGTTCGTTCGCTTAGAACGAGTGTTGAATACCTGCGTACACGCCCGATTGCTGATGGCCTTGCAGCGGGTTGTCCGTTGCGGCGGACGTGCCGGGGTTGTCGGCATTCAGACCGAAGTTGGCGGTCTTGCTGTTACGCACCGTCGCGATCTGCAGATCCAGCAACGTACGCTTGGACAGGTTGTACGAACCGCCAATCGTGTACAGCGTGGCATTGCCCGAACCGTTGTTGCCGTTCACGTGGTAGACCGCAGCGATCAGCGCCGCTGCCGGCGTTGCTTGCCACGTCACACCGCCCCATTCGTGATCGAGAGCTGTCGGCTGGCCCGGCAGAACGCCCGTTGCGCCTGCCGAACGGACTGCCTGGTAAGCGCCCTGGATCTTGAACTGGCCGAGGAACACGTTCACGAAAGCCGAGTATTCGCGCGATGCGCCGAATACGCCGCCGCCGCCGGTGTTCGTGCCGTTGACGATGCCGGTGTTCGGGCCGTACAGAATACCGTTGCCCGGGTTGCGGATTTCGTCGTACAGGCCGCGAACCTGGAACAGCGAGTTCGTGTAGGTGACCTGTGCGCCGGCTTCACGACCCTGACCAGCCGGGTTGTTACCGTTCCAGTTCGTTGCGTTCGACAGCGCGTATTGACCGTAGAAGTCAAAGCCGGCGATCTTCGGCGACTGGTACGCGAAGTTGTTGCTCGATTGCGGCCAGTTGCGGCCACGCACCAGCGATGCCGACGACCAGTTCGATTGACCGAACGGATCGAAGTCCCAATCGCCGTTCGAGATGAAGAGCATGCGGCCCATCGTGAACGTACCGTACGCGTCGTTCGACAAGCCGACCGTCGCCCAACGATTGAAGAGACCGCCGCCGCCAGGGCCCGTACCGGTCATCGTGTTGAAGGAGCCTTCCAACTGGAACAGCACCTTGTTGCCGCCACCGATGTCCTCAACGCCCTTCATACCCCACAGGCTGGTACCCCAGTCGCCGCTTTCCGCTTTGAAACGGTTCGTGCTGCCGGTTGCCTGGCCATTCGCGCCCACACCAGTCGGAACGCCCGACATGTATTCCAGGCCAGCGTCCAGGCGACCGTACAGCGTCACGCTGCTTTGGGCATGCGCAACAACACCGGCCGACATGAGCGCCGCGGCGAGCAAAGCTTTCTTCATCTTCTCCTCCATACCCTGTCAAAAGTGAAACCCAGTACTGCGAGTGGTGTTCGGACGCAAGCGCGCCGAACAGAAAGCGGTACCAGGGAGATTAGCGGGTGGATTGGGTCTCCTGCCGTGACGGGTAGCCTTGGGGCTATCTGGTCGTCATGCCGATCCCTCGCCGACCGGTTCTCCTCTGTGCTTTGAAGTGAAACTACTTTTAATCAACTTTGTTTTGCTACTTTGGTTACTAATT
The sequence above is a segment of the Paraburkholderia sp. D15 genome. Coding sequences within it:
- a CDS encoding GIY-YIG nuclease family protein, giving the protein MAWFLYLLECSDGSVYTGIATDVQARFEKHASGLGARYTRSRKPVQVLASFELADRSSASRAEYWVKRLTAAEKRLLAAGERTLESVMPVVEVAQTVEVDEPDAADEVDALERGAC
- a CDS encoding GNAT family N-acetyltransferase, which gives rise to MNQERFDYRTGILASPSEVDAAEWNALLARQAQPTPFLRHEFLSALHATRCAVADTGWAPQFVTLTDPRTGQLAAAAPVYLKGHSYGEYVFDWAWADAYKRNGLDYYPKLLCAVPFTPVQGNRLLSADAHALRHLAATLMAFAEQADVSSLHVLFPTETESAALTGMGMMQREGVQFHWLNDGYRDFDDFLSTLEQKKRKNIRAERRKVQEAGVTMRRIRGEDIQDADWRFFSKCYRQTYREHFSSPYLNLDFFRTIGESMPENLLLVIAEYEGKPIASSLVVYQRDAATGGTLYGRYWGALEHVPCLHFETAYYQPLEFCIEEKLGAFEGGAQGEHKMARGFLPTVTRSAHWLAHPAFADAVGHFLDNEKNSIHAYVDELREHNPFKG
- a CDS encoding NAD+ synthase, translated to MKTRIALAQINVTVGDFAGNVAKIVDAARSAHSAGAKLLIAPELALSGYPPEDLLLRPAFYTASAAALADLAAQLKPFAGLHVLVGHPLREAGHGAQHGHGNANAPIQRGVPPLDTFNAASLLVDGNVAGTYRKQDLPNTEVFDEKRYFASDPQPFVFELDGVKYGVVICEDAWHASAAQMAKAAGAQVLLIPNGSPYHLNKEAVRFDILRARIRETGLPMVYVNMVGAQDELVFDGGSFVLDAQGELVARIAQFEEATAIVEFEDGKPLPGAIAPEQSLEAQVYAALVMGVRDYIGKNGFPGALIGLSGGVDSALVLAVACDALGAERVRAVMMPSRYTADISTTDAAEMARRVGVRYDEIAIAPMFDAFRGSLAGEFAGRAEDATEENIQARIRGTLLMALSNKFGSIVLTTGNKSEMAVGYCTLYGDMAGGFAVIKDIAKTLVYKLCRYRNAATTFATRDVIPERILTRAPSAELRENQTDQDSLPEYEVLDAIMRMYMEEDCSLAEIIAAGYAADDVKRVTRLIKINEYKRRQAPIGIRVTHRAFGRDWRYPITSRYTEPVE
- the glnK gene encoding P-II family nitrogen regulator, which gives rise to MKRITAVIKPFKLDEVREALAEVGLTGLTVTEVKGFGRQKGHTELYRGAEYVVDFLPKVKIEVVVADNQCDQVIDAIIGAARTGKIGDGKIFVADVERVIRIRTGEENEAAV
- a CDS encoding porin, whose protein sequence is MKKALLAAALMSAGVVAHAQSSVTLYGRLDAGLEYMSGVPTGVGANGQATGSTNRFKAESGDWGTSLWGMKGVEDIGGGNKVLFQLEGSFNTMTGTGPGGGGLFNRWATVGLSNDAYGTFTMGRMLFISNGDWDFDPFGQSNWSSASLVRGRNWPQSSNNFAYQSPKIAGFDFYGQYALSNATNWNGNNPAGQGREAGAQVTYTNSLFQVRGLYDEIRNPGNGILYGPNTGIVNGTNTGGGGVFGASREYSAFVNVFLGQFKIQGAYQAVRSAGATGVLPGQPTALDHEWGGVTWQATPAAALIAAVYHVNGNNGSGNATLYTIGGSYNLSKRTLLDLQIATVRNSKTANFGLNADNPGTSAATDNPLQGHQQSGVYAGIQHSF